A genomic region of Methanothermobacter thermautotrophicus str. Delta H contains the following coding sequences:
- a CDS encoding methanogen output domain 1-containing protein, with the protein MSPTSLLVVEDESIVAMDIKHRAEGLGYRVVGIAASGEDAIKLAREEKPDLVLMDIVLKGEMDGIEAAEVIREEMDIPVVYLTAYSDEKTLSRAKLTGPFGYIIKPFEDRELHSAIEVALYKHKMDSKLRESEERYRALLESSPDPIILMDSSSRIVFVNRAVEELTGLKRERLKGKKLSVLEKRGLISESALKSILDLFNSEHEVFEIEFTDHRGDRHFLEIHSTRIETTSEKNLLQIIGHDITGRVEAERRREELIREMSKAELYGFVVSAVPVFASSIPPQLRNAIIKNFADRFEKNLKPNFQRTMKKLGVLDDIMARRESLRVFDAYIKWLSGFLRNLGIETELRGEKPRYILEFKTFPWINEARQNPIFSLIFRAMLMRSFTWTGIKGSVIQTSSLRSRDENLTFEFHLV; encoded by the coding sequence ATGTCGCCTACAAGTTTGCTTGTTGTTGAGGATGAGAGCATAGTGGCCATGGACATCAAGCACAGGGCTGAGGGCCTTGGCTACCGGGTTGTGGGGATCGCTGCTTCAGGTGAAGACGCTATAAAGCTTGCGCGTGAGGAGAAACCGGACCTTGTCCTCATGGACATCGTCCTGAAGGGCGAAATGGATGGTATAGAGGCTGCAGAGGTTATAAGGGAGGAGATGGACATCCCTGTGGTCTACCTCACAGCCTACTCAGATGAAAAAACCCTCAGCCGTGCCAAGCTCACCGGGCCCTTCGGTTACATCATAAAGCCCTTCGAGGACCGTGAACTCCACAGCGCCATTGAGGTCGCCCTTTACAAACACAAGATGGACAGCAAACTCCGTGAAAGTGAGGAAAGATACAGGGCCCTCCTTGAATCATCCCCGGATCCCATAATCCTCATGGACTCCAGTTCAAGAATAGTTTTTGTGAACAGGGCCGTCGAGGAACTCACAGGACTCAAAAGGGAGCGTTTGAAGGGTAAAAAACTTTCAGTCCTCGAGAAGAGGGGTTTAATATCTGAGAGTGCGCTTAAAAGCATCCTCGACCTTTTCAATTCAGAGCATGAGGTCTTTGAAATTGAATTCACCGACCACAGGGGAGACAGGCACTTCCTTGAGATACATTCGACCAGGATTGAAACAACCTCAGAGAAGAACCTCCTCCAGATAATAGGCCACGACATCACAGGCCGTGTGGAGGCTGAGAGGCGCAGGGAGGAACTGATCAGGGAAATGTCAAAGGCCGAACTCTACGGCTTTGTTGTCTCGGCTGTGCCTGTATTCGCATCATCAATTCCACCTCAGCTCAGAAATGCCATAATAAAGAACTTCGCTGACAGATTCGAGAAGAACCTCAAACCAAACTTCCAGAGGACCATGAAAAAACTGGGTGTTCTGGATGATATCATGGCCAGGAGGGAATCCCTGAGGGTCTTTGATGCCTATATAAAGTGGCTTTCAGGCTTCCTCAGGAACCTTGGTATTGAAACCGAGCTCAGGGGAGAAAAGCCGAGGTACATTCTCGAATTCAAGACATTTCCATGGATCAATGAGGCAAGGCAGAATCCAATCTTCTCCCTCATATTCAGGGCCATGCTGATGAGGAGCTTCACCTGGACAGGTATAAAGGGTAGCGTCATACAGACCTCAAGCCTCAGAAGCAGGGACGAAAACCTCACCTTCGAATTTCACCTGGTATAA